In Juglans regia cultivar Chandler chromosome 13, Walnut 2.0, whole genome shotgun sequence, the DNA window CAGAAAGGAGCAGAAGCAGTGCATTCAGCAAACCCGGATGTTCTGGTCATTCTCTCCGGTCTGAACTATGACAAGGACTTGTCGTTCCTCCGCAATCAACCAGTGAACATCACATTCACTGGGAAGCTAGTATATGAGATGCATTGGTACGCGTTTACGGATGGGAAGGCATGGGAATCTGGGAACCCGAATCAAGTGTGTGGGAGAGTGGTGAATAACATGATGAGATTATCGGGGTTCTTGCTGGAGCAGGGCTGGCCATTGTTCGTGAGTGAGTTTGGGATAGACATGAGAGGAACAGATGTGAACGACAACAGGTACTTCAATTGCTTCATGGCCATGGCTGCAGAACATGACCTGGATTGGGCACTCTGGACGCTTGCTGGGAGTTATTATTTGAGAGAGGGAGTCATTGGGTCGAGTGAGTACTATGGGGTGCTTGATTGGAATTGGTGTGATACCAGAAATCCAAGCTTCATGAAAAGAATCTCTACTCTGCAATCTCCTTTTCAAGGTACAATGGTTTAATGTAATCCTCCTTttcaaggtatatatatatatatatatatatatatatatatatatatattccacatTAGTCAATAGACTTGGAATGACGTGTCCCAGGATTGCACTCAATTTTTGACTTGCAGGGCCAGGCCTAGCAGAAACTGATCGACACAAAGTAATTTTCCATCCATTAACGGGTCTCTGTGTCCTAGGAAAATCCCTCCTGGAACCACTCAGGTTGGGTCCCTGCACCGACTCTGAAGCCTGGAGCTACACATCCCAGAAGACTTTGAAACTAATGGGAACACTTTACTGCTTAAAAGCACAAGAATTGGATGATCCAGCAACACTTGGAGTAATTTGCACCGTTTCTGGGTCGAAATGGGAAATCATCTCGGATTCTCAGATGCATCTCTCATCAAAGGTTGGCAATGGTACTACCGTTTGCCTAGATGTAGACTCCAGCAATAACAACATAGTCACAACTACTTGCAAATGCATAAGCAGAGACAACATGTGTGATCCAGGAAGCCAGTGGTTCAAGCTTGTTGACAGCACAAGAAGTTCAAATTCTAAAGAATCATTCTGATAAAGTCGATCTTGGCTCTGCTTAGGTAAGTATTACATAGGGATATTTTTCAGATCAGCATGAGAGCAGCAGTCAAGAGAAGGAGAGCAACTAGACAAACTCCTCAATACGCCCATAACTATTAGTCCCGCTGGAAATTTCTGTACccggaaaaacaaaataaaaaaataaatctataccCATGACGAAACTAACACTGGAGCAGATTGTCTGTTCTGCTAGTTTCTGCAAGTGAATTATTGGCTCATATTCTAATGCAGCTGATTATTTTCCCTCTAAACCAGGGCTGACGTTGGTGGTTCATACAAAATCTAGAAattcagccaaaaaaaaaaggaaggaagaaagaaagaaacaataaCTAAAACAGAAGCAAAATCTAGCAGATGGCATCTAGTCCTCGCATCTTCTATGCTAACCAAGTTAATTAATTCTGCATTGATAATGGGGTGCTCCAAAGCtgagaaagaataaaacaattctccaaataatcatgttttacaagctaagatataatttttaataatttaaggcaTGTCCTGAAAATTAGGACCCAAAGGTTGACTGATGTCGAGCTTAATAAATCagcaaaaaataatagaaaaagagTTTGAAATTAACTATAGACCCAGATTAGAACTACATGAAGTGATTTAGAAGCAAGAAGTGGGAAAGAAATTCATTCAAATTGCAACATGGAGTTCAACCACAGATCTCATTCTTCCATTGCATCTCCTCCTTCGACCACTTCCACCTTTTCTTGCAATGACGTAACCCTTGTCAATAGAACTTCTGCAACCATGAAAAGCCAATGGTACCTGAGCATCAATAGCCCAACGTATGCATAAATTTGCACGCAAAATACAGGGGGTAATTATGGTCCTTGCCTAACGCAGCCCCACTAAAGAAAGGTGAAAACAAATAGAGTGAAATCTATCTAAGAAGAATCAGGGAGAAGTTggttatcatttaaataattaggTACAATTGTCATAGTTGCAAACCATACTTGCATCTCATCCGTCAttcattaaaagataatagCATAAACTACATGTCAATTTACTTCTACAAATTGACCCAGAGAAAATAAACGTTTAGAATAGAATTACTAACCAGTCTTCTTGGGAAATGAAAATCCTTTGGAAGTGACATATGTGCGAGGATTTGGCGACTGGTGGTTTCTCAGGTACTCTTTGTGACCCTAAACCACAAGCATAATCAAAATTATATGtatgaggagaagaaaaaaatgcatcCAAAAAGTAAACTTATGTTCAATGGTATGAAGTGAAGAACCACAAACGAATCACAAACCTTAGTTATTACGCAAACATCTACATTGCTTCCACTTCCTTCGTCGTTGAAAATGCCAGAGCAAATAGCCTCACACACCAAATttattccttcttccttctacagattttttttttttcggaaaATCATTAGCTATGGAAACATGCAAATATGTAATATCCAGTAACTAGTGACGGCATAAACTTTTCTCTTTAAGCACAACTTCAGCTAAAATAATACAAGAATCTTTCCAAACCAGATTAAATCACATAGTTTGATGTGATGGtgacataaaaaggaaaaagaaaaaggaaaaaagaaaagaaaactctgACTTAACTccattgaaaattggataggcTAAAGTTCAAGTTAAAAGCACTTAAACCATATAGTAGAGACTAGATAGTAGCTTACTCTTAAGCCTTCATGATACTTCGACTCGAAAACAGCCATTGCAGCAAGGGAACCAGAACCCATTGTAGCAAATGGCAAAGTGTCTGTGGATCCATGAGGGTAGATCTGGCAACAAAAATAATTCACCTGCTAATGTAAGTATCATGTGCAACAAGAAACAATAGGAGTTCAGATGTTCAGAAATGGAACCCAACTCACAGTGTGCAAATGTGGACCATTAGCATCAACTCCACCAAGCACCAAAGCAGCTTGAACGTAACCTTGGTAGCTGAACAAGTAACCAAGCAGTTAGGCCTGATTAAGTTGTCATGTTGAATAACGATTATATTGTTACATTGCAAGCGACATTATCAACACAAAATGAGCTTACTTGAAATGGTGAGATTTCAAAAGACTAAGAGCAGTGACAACCCTTGATTCTCGACCAGTGTGATATCGATGCAGCTGCAGTTGTGAACTGACCATGTCTACAAAGATCAGCATCACAAAAACAGAGTATAACCACAAAGTCTCAAAAGATAGAAATAGATATAAGCATGTAGCAGAAGCATAATAAACAACTACATGCCAGGTTAAATTCTTAAGGAACATTCGAgtccaatatataaataaataaataaacctgtTACAGCCTCTGTATCAGCAGCAGTTCCTGCTCCACAGCAATAAATATTGGGCGCCATATAATGAATTTTCTCACAATTTTTGTCACAAACTATAGGTCCTTCGGTGGCTCTTGTGCCTGCCCCTAGAATAACACCATCCTAGGTACAAATGGAgaaaactagattagaaagctGAAAAATACTTGAACTCCGCAGGAAATGCAAGGAAATCTGAAAAACAAAAGGACCTACAGAAAAGGCCCAATAAGAAGTTAACTACAAAAGAATATCTGATAAGTACAGGCACAGCCACACCGCCAAACCCCCTTCCTTAAACAGAAAATGATAAGGTCATTAGTATCAACCAGCATCATAGTTACACATTGGAGGCTGGTAAACAAATTTGTGAAAACTACGTTAAAAAACATAAGGATTAGGCATGTTCAATGTATACTCCCTATaaacttgggttatgccttttactatcaataaaatattacttttacatgtaaaaaaaaaaataataataattcaagcATACCAATCTAACAAAATTGAACTGGGAGCATATACCGAAAAGTTCCCAAatccacaacaaaatccatatttACACAGgttatgtaattaattacatattcTGCCCTGTAAATCATATGAGCATATGAGATCCGCATCAAATTTAGCTAAAAAAGCGACGCGATTCTTCTTTGCATAAATTGCTAATTACAATGGTCGTAGCCAGAGATGGAGTAAATCTAGAATCAAAAGGCAACAAACAAACTGATTTAAAGGCCAAACACTGCTGCAAACCATACGCAACATACCTGAAAAATTAACCCAACAATAGTTGTCCCAGTTTTTCGAAGAGATGGAGGTGGTACACCTTTGTTAGAAAGCATTTCATTGCGTCTACACAAATCGAAACTGAATCCACCCTTAGGAGGAACCTCCACAGCTGCCTGAGCCATTTTGAATTCCACAAAAAACCTACTCATCCAATAAAGATAAACTCTTATATAATCACTGTAAAATGAAACACCATAGCTAGGGTTTAATCCCTGAAAAGAAAAcaggaaaaagtaaaataaaaacgaGAATTTAACAGAGAGAGCCCTGATTTTATGCTTTTCTATGCTCAACTAGGAACTAAAATCAGATACATTCCATAATTTAAATGCTGTGTTCAAGGTGTCATGGAAGCTATAAGGAATTGAAGAGTACCTGAGAGATATATGGGCAAAGCAGAAGAAAGTTTCTGAATGAGAGAATCCATAGCCTCCGAAGTTAATTTAACAGAGTAAGCTTGGAGAGGAAGAAAGTGGaaagtggaataaaaaaaaaaaagttgttgtaaaatatatacatgctttgtataacaaaaaaaaataaaaaagcggGGATAGCGGATTATCTTAGTGGGAAAGCTAGCAAGCCATCTACTTTCTTTCTATTTCCTTCACGGTTTCACCCCTCAAGTAGTAAGGCTTTCCATCCACCCTGCCGGTCCTAATCAAATAAAGATCTTATCCGGCTAGCCATTGGTCGCTTTATCAAATCTTCTCCAATTAGAGAGTCACTTCGTCCCTTTT includes these proteins:
- the LOC108991649 gene encoding glycosyl hydrolase 5 family protein-like, whose product is MGRFFFFSFQLSLLWVPIIFPTVILQSKPAMALPLYTNSRWIVDGEGQRVKLACVNWVSHMEVVVAEGLSKQPVDAISKRIKSMGFNCVRLTWPLFLATNDSLASLTVRQSFQNLGLSESIAGIQANNPSIVDLSLIQAYQAVVSGLGANNVMVILDNHISKPGWCCSGSDRNGFFGDEYFNPDLWVKGLTRMATIFNGVANVVGMSLRNELRGARQNVNDWYRYMQKGAEAVHSANPDVLVILSGLNYDKDLSFLRNQPVNITFTGKLVYEMHWYAFTDGKAWESGNPNQVCGRVVNNMMRLSGFLLEQGWPLFVSEFGIDMRGTDVNDNRYFNCFMAMAAEHDLDWALWTLAGSYYLREGVIGSSEYYGVLDWNWCDTRNPSFMKRISTLQSPFQGPGLAETDRHKVIFHPLTGLCVLGKSLLEPLRLGPCTDSEAWSYTSQKTLKLMGTLYCLKAQELDDPATLGVICTVSGSKWEIISDSQMHLSSKVGNGTTVCLDVDSSNNNIVTTTCKCISRDNMCDPGSQWFKLVDSTRSSNSKESF
- the LOC108991659 gene encoding proteasome subunit beta type-7-B-like isoform X1; this encodes MAQAAVEVPPKGGFSFDLCRRNEMLSNKGVPPPSLRKTGTTIVGLIFQDGVILGAGTRATEGPIVCDKNCEKIHYMAPNIYCCGAGTAADTEAVTDMVSSQLQLHRYHTGRESRVVTALSLLKSHHFNYQGYVQAALVLGGVDANGPHLHTIYPHGSTDTLPFATMGSGSLAAMAVFESKYHEGLRKEEGINLVCEAICSGIFNDEGSGSNVDVCVITKGHKEYLRNHQSPNPRTYVTSKGFSFPKKTEVLLTRVTSLQEKVEVVEGGDAMEE
- the LOC108991659 gene encoding proteasome subunit beta type-7-B-like isoform X2, coding for MAQAAVEVPPKGGFSFDLCRRNEMLSNKGVPPPSLRKTGTTIVGLIFQDGVILGAGTRATEGPIVCDKNCEKIHYMAPNIYCCGAGTAADTEAVTDMVSSQLQLHRYHTGRESRVVTALSLLKSHHFNYQGYVQAALVLGGVDANGPHLHTIYPHGSTDTLPFATMGSGSLAAMAVFESKYHEGLRKEEGINLVCEAICSGIFNDEGSGSNVDVCVITKGHKEYLRNHQSPNPRTYVTSKGFSFPKKTGTIGFSWLQKFY